From Pseudomonas sp. StFLB209, a single genomic window includes:
- the phaZ gene encoding poly(3-hydroxyalkanoate) depolymerase: MPQPFVFRSIDLDGHTIRTAVRSGKSHMAPLLIFNGIGANLELVFPFVEALDPDMEVIAFDVPGVGGSSTPNRPYRFPGLAKLAARMLDYLDYGQVNVIGVSWGGALAQQFAHDYPERCKKLVLAATAAGMAMVPGKPRVLMLMASPRRYIQPSHVIRIAPEIYGGAFRRDPHLAANHAAKVRSSGKLGYYWQLFAGMGWTSIHWLHKIRQPTLVLAGDDDPLIPLINMRLLAWRIPNAQLHIIDDGHLFLITRAEAVAPIIMSFLQQERQRAVMHPHPTPNAH; this comes from the coding sequence ATGCCGCAACCGTTTGTATTTCGCTCCATCGACCTGGACGGCCACACCATCCGGACGGCCGTCAGATCCGGCAAGAGCCATATGGCTCCGCTGCTGATCTTCAATGGCATCGGGGCCAACCTGGAACTGGTGTTTCCGTTTGTCGAAGCGCTGGACCCGGACATGGAGGTGATTGCCTTCGATGTGCCGGGGGTCGGCGGCTCTTCGACGCCCAACCGCCCGTACCGCTTTCCAGGCCTGGCGAAGCTGGCGGCGCGCATGCTCGACTACCTTGATTATGGCCAGGTCAACGTCATCGGCGTGTCCTGGGGCGGCGCGCTGGCCCAGCAGTTTGCCCACGACTACCCCGAACGCTGCAAAAAGCTGGTGCTGGCAGCCACAGCAGCCGGCATGGCGATGGTGCCAGGCAAGCCGCGGGTGCTGATGCTGATGGCCAGCCCACGCCGCTACATCCAGCCATCCCACGTGATCCGCATTGCCCCGGAAATCTACGGCGGCGCGTTTCGCCGTGACCCGCATCTGGCGGCCAATCATGCAGCCAAGGTCCGTTCGTCAGGCAAGTTGGGTTACTACTGGCAACTGTTCGCCGGCATGGGCTGGACCAGCATCCATTGGCTGCACAAGATCCGTCAGCCGACCCTGGTACTCGCTGGCGATGATGACCCGCTGATCCCACTGATAAATATGCGCCTGTTGGCCTGGCGGATACCCAATGCCCAGCTACACATAATTGATGACGGTCATTTGTTCCTGATCACCCGGGCCGAAGCCGTAGCGCCCATCATCATGAGTTTTCTGCAGCAGGAACGTCAGCGTGCGGTCATGCACCCGCATCCCACACCCAATGCGCATTGA
- the phaC gene encoding class II poly(R)-hydroxyalkanoic acid synthase translates to MSSKNNDDLPRQASEHTLGLNPVVGLRRKDLLTTARMVMRLALRQPIHSLKHVAHLGLELKNVVIGRSGLQPAADDRRFQDPAWSQNPLYRRYLQVYLAWRKELHDWLDGSSLTPQDISRGHFVINLMTEAMAPTNTAANPAAVKRFFETGGKSLLDGLSHLAKDMVHNGGMPSQVNMDAFEVGKNLGTSEGAVVFRNDVLELIQYKPATEQTHERPLLVIPPQINKFYVFDLSPEKSLARFCLGSKVQTFIISWRNPTKAQREWGLSTYIEALKEAIDVVSAITGSPDVNVLGACSGGITCTALLGHYAALNERKINAMTLMVSVLDTTLENEVALFVDEQTLEAAKRHSYQSGVLEGRDMAKVFAWMRPNDLIWNYWVNNYLLGNEPPAFDILFWNNDTTRLPAAFHGDLIEMFKNNPFTRPNALEVCGTAIDLKQVTNDIFCLAGTNDHITPWQACYRSARLFGGKTEFVLSSSGHIQSILNPPGNPKARYMTNEELPLDPIAWQENGTKHTDSWWLHWQSWLTERSGELKKSPASLGNKAYPAAEASPGTYVHER, encoded by the coding sequence ATGAGTAGCAAGAACAACGATGACCTGCCGCGCCAGGCTTCTGAACACACACTGGGCCTGAACCCGGTTGTGGGCTTGCGCCGCAAGGACTTACTGACCACCGCGCGCATGGTCATGCGCCTGGCGCTCAGGCAACCGATCCACAGCCTCAAACATGTCGCACATCTGGGGCTGGAGCTTAAAAACGTCGTCATTGGCCGCTCGGGCCTGCAACCGGCCGCTGACGATCGTCGGTTTCAGGACCCGGCCTGGAGTCAGAACCCGCTGTATCGCCGCTATTTGCAGGTGTATCTGGCCTGGCGCAAAGAGCTGCATGATTGGCTCGACGGCAGCAGCCTGACCCCGCAGGACATCAGCCGCGGGCATTTCGTCATCAACCTGATGACCGAAGCCATGGCGCCGACCAATACGGCGGCCAACCCGGCAGCGGTCAAGCGTTTCTTCGAAACCGGCGGCAAGAGCCTGCTTGATGGCCTGTCGCATCTGGCCAAGGACATGGTGCATAACGGCGGCATGCCCAGCCAGGTCAACATGGACGCCTTTGAGGTCGGCAAGAACCTGGGCACCAGCGAAGGCGCAGTGGTATTTCGCAATGACGTGCTGGAACTGATCCAGTACAAGCCGGCCACCGAGCAGACCCATGAACGCCCGCTGCTGGTAATCCCGCCACAGATCAACAAGTTCTACGTCTTCGACCTGAGCCCGGAAAAAAGCCTGGCGCGCTTCTGCCTGGGCAGCAAGGTGCAGACCTTCATCATCAGCTGGCGCAACCCGACCAAGGCTCAGCGCGAGTGGGGGCTTTCGACCTATATCGAAGCGCTCAAAGAAGCCATCGACGTGGTCTCGGCAATCACCGGCAGCCCGGACGTCAACGTGCTTGGCGCCTGCTCGGGCGGCATCACCTGCACCGCGCTGCTGGGCCACTATGCAGCGCTGAACGAGCGCAAGATCAACGCCATGACCTTGATGGTCAGCGTGCTCGACACCACCCTGGAGAACGAAGTGGCGCTGTTCGTCGACGAGCAGACCCTGGAAGCGGCCAAGCGCCACTCGTATCAGTCCGGGGTACTGGAAGGCCGCGACATGGCCAAGGTCTTCGCCTGGATGCGCCCCAATGACCTGATCTGGAACTACTGGGTCAACAACTACCTGCTGGGCAACGAGCCACCGGCCTTCGACATCCTGTTCTGGAACAACGACACCACGCGGCTGCCTGCGGCGTTCCATGGCGACCTGATCGAGATGTTCAAGAACAACCCGTTCACCCGCCCCAATGCACTGGAAGTGTGCGGCACGGCAATCGACCTCAAGCAGGTGACCAACGACATCTTCTGCCTGGCAGGCACCAACGACCACATCACCCCATGGCAGGCGTGCTACCGCTCGGCGCGGCTGTTTGGCGGCAAGACCGAGTTCGTGCTGTCGAGCAGCGGCCATATCCAGAGCATTCTCAACCCGCCGGGCAACCCCAAGGCCCGCTACATGACCAACGAAGAACTGCCGCTCGACCCGATCGCCTGGCAGGAAAACGGCACCAAGCACACCGATTCGTGGTGGCTGCACTGGCAGAGCTGGTTGACCGAGCGCTCCGGCGAGCTGAAAAAGTCACCCGCCAGCCTGGGCAACAAGGCTTATCCAGCCGCAGAAGCCTCGCCGGGCACTTATGTTCACGAGCGCTAG
- a CDS encoding gamma-butyrobetaine hydroxylase-like domain-containing protein: MNKIPTAIQLHKASKTLTLKYASGEQYDLPAEFLRVHSPSAEVQGHGKPILQFGKLGVGLTKVEPAGQYALKLTFDDGHDSGLFTWDYLFELGQRQNALWDDYLQELKKAGKGRDPHEQVVRLML, from the coding sequence ATGAACAAAATCCCCACTGCCATTCAATTGCACAAGGCGTCGAAAACCCTGACGCTCAAATACGCGTCCGGCGAGCAGTACGATCTGCCTGCCGAGTTTCTGCGTGTGCACTCCCCTTCTGCCGAGGTTCAGGGGCACGGCAAGCCGATCCTGCAGTTCGGCAAACTCGGCGTGGGCCTGACCAAGGTCGAGCCGGCCGGCCAGTACGCCCTCAAGCTGACCTTCGACGATGGCCACGACAGCGGCCTGTTCACCTGGGATTATCTCTTCGAGCTGGGCCAGCGCCAGAACGCGCTGTGGGATGACTACCTGCAAGAGCTGAAAAAAGCCGGCAAAGGCCGCGACCCGCACGAACAAGTCGTGCGTCTGATGCTCTGA
- the hslU gene encoding HslU--HslV peptidase ATPase subunit, with amino-acid sequence MSMTPREIVHELNRHIIGQDDAKRAVAIALRNRWRRMQLPEELRVEVTPKNILMIGPTGVGKTEIARRLAKLANAPFIKVEATKFTEVGYVGRDVESIIRDLADAAMKLLREQEIIKVRHRAEDAAEDRILDALLPPARSGFNEEPVSTSDSNTRQLFRKRLREGQLDDKEIEIEVSESVGVDISAPPGMEEMTNQLQSLFANMGKGRRKTRKLKVKEALKMVREEEAGRLVNDDELKAKALEAVEQHGIVFIDEIDKVAKRGNVGGADVSREGVQRDLLPLIEGCTVNTKLGMVKTDHILFIASGAFHLSKPSDLVPELQGRLPIRVELKALSPQDFERILSEPHASLTEQYRELLKTEGLNIEFKPDGIKRLAEIAWQVNEKTENIGARRLHTLLERLLEELSFSAGDLASSPDAEPIEINADYVNSHLGELANDEDLSRYIL; translated from the coding sequence ATGTCCATGACTCCCCGCGAAATTGTCCACGAACTGAACCGCCACATCATTGGCCAGGATGACGCCAAGCGCGCCGTCGCCATTGCCCTGCGCAACCGTTGGCGGCGCATGCAATTGCCTGAAGAACTGCGTGTCGAAGTCACCCCCAAGAACATTCTGATGATCGGCCCGACCGGCGTCGGCAAGACCGAAATCGCCCGTCGCCTGGCCAAGCTGGCCAATGCACCGTTCATCAAGGTCGAAGCTACCAAGTTCACGGAAGTCGGCTACGTCGGCCGTGACGTCGAGTCGATCATCCGCGACCTGGCCGATGCCGCGATGAAGCTGCTGCGCGAGCAGGAGATCATCAAGGTTCGGCATCGTGCTGAAGACGCTGCCGAAGACCGCATCCTTGATGCCTTGCTGCCACCGGCACGTAGCGGTTTCAACGAAGAGCCGGTCTCGACCAGCGATTCCAATACCCGCCAGTTGTTCCGCAAGCGCCTGCGTGAAGGCCAGCTGGACGACAAGGAAATCGAGATCGAGGTCAGCGAGTCGGTGGGTGTGGACATCTCTGCCCCGCCAGGCATGGAAGAGATGACCAATCAATTGCAGAGCCTGTTTGCCAACATGGGCAAGGGCCGCCGCAAGACCCGCAAGCTCAAGGTCAAAGAAGCGCTGAAGATGGTCCGCGAAGAAGAAGCCGGCCGTCTGGTCAACGACGACGAACTCAAGGCCAAGGCCCTTGAAGCCGTCGAGCAACACGGCATCGTGTTCATCGACGAGATCGACAAGGTTGCCAAACGCGGCAATGTCGGCGGCGCCGACGTGTCTCGTGAAGGCGTGCAGCGCGACCTGCTGCCATTGATCGAAGGCTGCACGGTCAACACCAAGCTGGGCATGGTCAAAACCGACCATATCCTGTTCATCGCCTCCGGCGCGTTCCACCTGAGCAAGCCAAGCGACCTGGTGCCCGAGCTGCAGGGCCGTCTGCCGATTCGTGTCGAACTCAAGGCGCTGTCGCCTCAAGACTTCGAACGTATCCTCAGCGAACCGCACGCCTCGCTGACCGAACAGTATCGCGAACTGCTCAAGACCGAAGGCCTGAACATCGAATTCAAGCCAGACGGCATCAAGCGCCTGGCGGAAATCGCCTGGCAGGTCAACGAGAAGACCGAGAACATCGGTGCGCGCCGCCTGCACACCCTGCTCGAACGCCTGCTCGAAGAACTGTCGTTCAGCGCCGGCGACCTGGCCAGCAGCCCGGATGCCGAGCCGATCGAGATCAACGCCGACTACGTCAACAGCCACCTGGGCGAACTGGCCAACGACGAAGACCTGTCGCGCTACATCCTGTAA
- the hslV gene encoding ATP-dependent protease subunit HslV — protein sequence MTTIVSVRRHGKVVMAGDGQVSLGNTVMKGNAKKVRRLYHGQVIAGFAGATADAFTLFERFEAQLEKHQGHLIRAAVELAKDWRTDRSLSRLEAMLAVANKDASLIITGNGDVVEPEDGLIAMGSGGAFAQAAARALLQKTELPAREIAETALHIAGDICVFTNHNITIEEQDLAEQA from the coding sequence TTGACCACCATCGTTTCAGTCCGCCGCCACGGCAAAGTCGTCATGGCCGGTGACGGCCAGGTTTCCTTGGGCAACACCGTGATGAAAGGCAACGCCAAGAAGGTGCGCCGCCTGTACCACGGCCAGGTCATCGCCGGTTTCGCCGGTGCCACCGCCGACGCCTTTACCCTGTTCGAGCGTTTTGAAGCCCAGCTCGAAAAGCATCAGGGCCACCTGATCCGTGCTGCCGTAGAACTGGCCAAGGACTGGCGTACCGATCGCTCGCTCAGCCGCCTGGAAGCGATGCTGGCCGTCGCCAACAAAGATGCCTCGCTGATCATCACCGGCAACGGTGACGTGGTCGAACCCGAAGATGGCCTGATCGCCATGGGTTCCGGTGGCGCCTTCGCCCAGGCCGCTGCCCGTGCGCTGCTGCAGAAAACCGAGCTGCCGGCCCGCGAGATCGCTGAAACCGCATTGCACATCGCTGGCGATATTTGCGTATTCACCAACCACAACATCACCATTGAGGAGCAGGACCTCGCCGAGCAAGCCTGA
- a CDS encoding SPOR domain-containing protein, whose protein sequence is MAVAKKKAAPKRGASRYEAPAKKPIPGWVWLAVGLTVGAFIVFLMKLEPGGSEVKREKAEAKAAAKIAEANKTPPSPAAVKPKYDFYTLLPESEVIVPKEAVPEKTPPAPAVTPVAPVTPEQAAKIDTARAQAALSGLTPPPAPPVATTETKPAPVTRFFLQAGSFRKQADAEKVRAQIILLGQTATVESGTVKEETWYRVLVGPFSNRDQLTTAQKQLAGGGFSNLLLQQRQSR, encoded by the coding sequence TTGGCCGTTGCGAAGAAGAAAGCAGCTCCCAAGCGGGGAGCCAGCCGTTACGAGGCCCCCGCGAAGAAGCCGATCCCAGGATGGGTATGGTTGGCTGTCGGCCTGACGGTCGGCGCCTTCATTGTCTTTCTGATGAAGCTTGAGCCCGGTGGCAGTGAGGTCAAGCGCGAAAAAGCCGAGGCCAAGGCGGCAGCCAAGATCGCCGAGGCCAACAAGACCCCGCCGAGCCCAGCAGCGGTCAAGCCCAAGTACGACTTCTATACTCTGCTGCCCGAGTCGGAAGTCATCGTGCCCAAAGAGGCGGTGCCGGAGAAAACCCCGCCCGCGCCTGCGGTCACGCCAGTCGCGCCGGTCACCCCGGAGCAGGCCGCGAAGATCGACACCGCCCGCGCCCAGGCGGCCCTGAGCGGCCTGACGCCGCCACCCGCGCCACCGGTGGCGACCACCGAAACCAAACCGGCACCGGTCACCCGCTTCTTCCTGCAGGCTGGCTCGTTCCGCAAGCAGGCCGATGCCGAGAAAGTCCGTGCGCAGATCATCCTGCTGGGCCAGACCGCGACCGTAGAGTCCGGTACGGTCAAGGAAGAAACCTGGTACCGCGTACTGGTCGGCCCGTTCAGCAACCGCGACCAGTTGACCACCGCCCAGAAGCAACTGGCTGGCGGCGGCTTCAGCAACCTGCTGTTACAACAGCGCCAGAGCCGCTGA
- the argS gene encoding arginine--tRNA ligase: MKDTIRQLIQQALTRLETEGVLPQGLTPAIQVENARDKTHGDFASNIAMMLAKPAGMKPRELAEKLIAALPADEQISKVEIAGPGFLNFFQNTQALASRLDAALSDERLSVRKAGAAQRVVVDMSAPNLAKEMHVGHLRSTIIGDAVANVLGYLGDTVIRQNHVGDWGTQFGMLLAYLQEKPTTSDELSDLENFYRAAKQRFDESEEFADRARSLVVKLQAGDADCLALWQRFNDISLSHCQKTYDRLNVNLTPADVKGESAYNDDLANVVSDLKSAGLLVESEGAQCVFLEEFRTADDTPLPVIVQKAGGGYLYATTDLAAMRYRSKVLQADRVLYFVDQRQALHFQQVFEVARRAGFTHPGMQLEHMGFGTMNGADGRPFKTRDGGTVKLIDLLDEAEVRAYALVKEKNPELDEAELRSIAKAVGISSVKYADLSKHRTSDYSFNFDLMISFEGNTAPYLLYAYTRIAGVFRKLGAPFDASQGQIVLEAEQEQELAARLAQFGEVLNNVAEKGTPHVLCAYVYDLAGLFSSFYENCPILGAQTPEQQQSRLRLAALTGRTLKQGLELLGLETLERM, encoded by the coding sequence ATGAAAGACACCATTCGCCAGCTGATCCAACAAGCCCTGACCCGACTCGAAACCGAGGGCGTCTTGCCACAAGGGCTGACGCCGGCGATCCAGGTTGAAAACGCCCGGGACAAGACCCACGGCGACTTTGCCAGCAACATTGCCATGATGCTCGCCAAGCCGGCCGGCATGAAACCGCGTGAGCTGGCCGAAAAACTGATTGCCGCCCTGCCTGCCGACGAGCAGATCAGCAAGGTCGAGATCGCCGGCCCCGGCTTTTTGAACTTCTTCCAGAACACTCAGGCGCTGGCCAGCCGCCTCGACGCCGCACTCTCCGACGAACGGTTGTCGGTGCGCAAGGCGGGTGCAGCGCAACGTGTGGTGGTCGACATGTCCGCCCCTAACCTCGCCAAAGAGATGCACGTCGGCCACCTGCGCTCGACCATCATCGGCGATGCAGTAGCCAATGTACTGGGCTACCTGGGCGACACCGTGATTCGCCAGAACCACGTCGGCGACTGGGGCACCCAGTTCGGCATGTTGCTGGCCTACCTGCAGGAAAAGCCCACCACCAGCGACGAACTGTCGGACCTGGAAAACTTTTACCGCGCCGCCAAGCAGCGCTTCGACGAGTCTGAAGAGTTCGCCGACCGCGCCCGCTCGCTAGTGGTCAAGCTGCAGGCCGGCGACGCCGACTGCCTGGCGCTGTGGCAACGTTTCAACGACATCTCGCTGTCGCACTGCCAGAAGACCTACGACCGCCTGAACGTCAACCTCACCCCGGCCGACGTCAAAGGTGAAAGCGCTTACAACGACGACCTGGCCAATGTGGTCAGCGACCTGAAAAGCGCCGGCCTGCTGGTCGAAAGTGAAGGCGCGCAGTGTGTGTTCCTCGAAGAATTCCGCACCGCTGACGACACGCCACTGCCGGTGATCGTGCAGAAAGCCGGTGGCGGTTACCTGTACGCCACCACCGACCTGGCAGCCATGCGCTACCGCAGCAAGGTCTTGCAGGCCGACCGCGTGCTGTATTTCGTCGACCAGCGCCAGGCCCTGCACTTCCAGCAAGTCTTTGAAGTGGCGCGCCGCGCCGGCTTCACCCATCCGGGCATGCAACTGGAACACATGGGCTTCGGCACCATGAATGGCGCCGACGGCCGGCCGTTCAAAACCCGCGATGGCGGCACGGTAAAACTGATCGACCTGCTTGACGAAGCCGAAGTGCGCGCCTATGCCCTGGTCAAGGAAAAGAACCCGGAACTGGACGAGGCCGAACTGCGCAGCATCGCCAAGGCCGTGGGCATCAGCTCGGTGAAGTACGCCGACCTGTCCAAGCACCGCACCAGCGACTACAGCTTCAACTTCGATCTGATGATCAGCTTCGAGGGCAACACTGCACCGTACCTGCTGTACGCCTACACCCGTATCGCCGGGGTGTTCCGCAAGCTCGGCGCGCCGTTCGATGCCAGCCAAGGGCAGATCGTCCTGGAGGCCGAACAGGAGCAGGAACTGGCCGCGCGCCTGGCGCAGTTCGGCGAAGTACTGAACAACGTCGCAGAAAAAGGCACCCCGCATGTGCTTTGCGCCTATGTTTATGACCTCGCGGGCCTGTTCTCAAGCTTCTATGAAAACTGCCCGATCCTGGGTGCACAAACCCCGGAACAACAACAAAGCCGCCTGCGCCTGGCCGCCCTGACCGGACGCACTCTCAAGCAAGGCCTGGAACTGCTGGGCCTGGAAACTCTGGAGCGCATGTAA
- a CDS encoding primosomal protein N' — protein sequence MPDVILRLALPSPLRRLFDYRAPAGTPRNALQPGMRLRVPFGRREMIGVLVEISDHSEVPADKLKPAIALLDSHSPLPPALFKLCLWTAQYYQHSLGDTLSWALPVLLRQGEPAESRQERFWQVTAGADPQDPRISNAPAQRKALATLAQHPHGVAHQLLDKLMLNKNSLNLLLAKGLVEVQVRSQAPAPRHEHWLAQPELPLNDEQRAACEAIQAGFGSFHACLLAGVTGSGKTEVYLQLIHQTLMAGKQALVLIPEINLGPQTLARFEQRFNARIALLHSAVNDRERLDHWLAARDGDADIIIGTRSALFTPMKNPGLIIIDEEHDGSYKQQEGLRYHARDLAIVRARQENIPIVLGSATPSLESLHNAYTGRYGLLRLNQRAGGAKQPRFLRLDVKSRPLDSGISGPMQQAIGQTLSAGQQVLVFLNRRGFAPTLLCHDCGWLSGCPRCDARMTVHQRSGELRCHHCGYSERVPRQCPSCGKVDLRPIGAGTERAEERLAILFPDYPVLRVDRDSTSRKDAMNQLFATIQRGQPCILVGTQMLAKGHHFPRVTLVAILDADGGLFSGDFRASERMAQLIVQVAGRAGRAEEPGKVIIQTHLADHPLLVQLTEQGYFAFAEQALSERRGAGLPPFSHLALLRAEAHKPGQAELFLDQACAEAEQLLEQIDPGGIELLGPVPAPMERRAGRYRAQLLVQANARAPLHRLLSSWLLILEQMPSGRQVRWSLDVDPVDLY from the coding sequence GTGCCCGACGTCATCCTGCGCCTTGCCCTGCCTTCGCCGCTGCGCCGCCTGTTCGACTACCGCGCCCCGGCCGGTACGCCGCGCAACGCACTGCAACCGGGCATGCGCCTGCGCGTACCGTTCGGGCGCCGGGAAATGATCGGTGTATTGGTAGAAATCAGCGATCACAGCGAAGTGCCCGCCGACAAGCTCAAACCGGCCATTGCCCTGCTCGACAGCCATTCACCATTGCCGCCGGCGCTGTTCAAGCTGTGCCTGTGGACCGCGCAGTATTATCAGCACAGCCTGGGCGACACCCTGAGCTGGGCACTGCCGGTGCTGCTGCGCCAGGGCGAACCGGCCGAGAGCCGTCAGGAACGGTTCTGGCAGGTGACGGCCGGTGCCGACCCACAGGATCCACGCATCAGCAACGCCCCGGCACAACGTAAAGCCCTGGCCACCCTGGCGCAGCACCCGCATGGCGTGGCTCATCAGCTACTCGACAAGCTGATGCTGAACAAAAACAGCCTCAACCTGCTGCTGGCCAAAGGGCTGGTCGAGGTCCAGGTACGCAGCCAGGCGCCTGCGCCGCGTCACGAACACTGGCTGGCCCAGCCCGAACTGCCCCTCAACGACGAACAGCGTGCCGCCTGCGAAGCGATTCAGGCTGGCTTTGGCAGTTTTCATGCCTGCCTGCTGGCAGGCGTCACCGGCAGCGGCAAGACCGAGGTGTATCTACAACTGATCCACCAGACCCTGATGGCTGGCAAGCAGGCGCTGGTACTGATCCCGGAGATCAACCTCGGCCCCCAGACCCTGGCGCGCTTCGAGCAACGCTTCAATGCCCGCATCGCATTGCTGCATTCGGCGGTCAATGACCGTGAGCGCCTCGACCACTGGCTGGCGGCCCGCGATGGTGACGCCGACATCATTATCGGCACCCGCTCGGCGCTGTTCACGCCGATGAAAAATCCGGGGCTGATCATCATCGATGAAGAACACGACGGTTCCTATAAACAGCAGGAGGGCTTGCGCTACCACGCCCGCGACCTGGCCATCGTCCGCGCCCGCCAGGAAAACATCCCCATCGTGCTCGGCTCGGCCACACCGTCACTGGAAAGCCTGCACAACGCCTACACCGGTCGCTATGGCCTGCTGCGCCTCAACCAGCGCGCCGGAGGGGCCAAACAGCCCCGCTTCCTGCGCCTGGACGTCAAGAGCCGGCCACTGGACAGCGGTATTTCCGGGCCGATGCAACAGGCCATCGGCCAGACCTTGAGCGCAGGTCAGCAAGTGCTGGTGTTCCTCAACCGCCGCGGCTTTGCCCCGACCCTGCTGTGCCATGACTGCGGCTGGCTGTCAGGTTGCCCGCGCTGCGATGCGCGCATGACCGTCCACCAGCGCTCTGGCGAACTGCGCTGCCATCACTGTGGGTACTCCGAACGGGTACCGCGCCAGTGCCCGTCGTGCGGCAAGGTCGATCTGCGCCCCATCGGCGCCGGCACCGAACGCGCCGAGGAGCGCCTGGCGATTCTGTTCCCCGATTACCCGGTGTTACGGGTCGACCGCGACAGCACCTCGCGCAAAGACGCGATGAACCAGCTGTTTGCCACCATCCAGCGCGGTCAGCCGTGCATCCTGGTCGGCACCCAGATGCTTGCCAAGGGTCATCACTTTCCACGGGTCACGCTGGTGGCGATCCTGGATGCCGATGGCGGGCTGTTCTCCGGCGATTTCCGCGCCAGCGAGCGCATGGCGCAATTGATCGTCCAGGTGGCCGGGCGCGCAGGGCGTGCCGAAGAGCCAGGCAAGGTGATTATCCAGACCCATCTGGCCGACCATCCGCTACTCGTCCAATTGACCGAACAAGGCTACTTCGCCTTTGCCGAACAGGCCCTGAGCGAGCGCCGCGGCGCTGGTCTGCCGCCCTTCTCGCACCTGGCACTGCTGCGCGCCGAAGCCCACAAACCCGGACAGGCCGAGCTGTTTCTGGATCAAGCCTGCGCCGAGGCCGAGCAACTGCTGGAGCAAATCGATCCCGGCGGCATCGAACTTCTTGGCCCGGTTCCGGCTCCGATGGAACGCCGCGCCGGACGCTATCGGGCACAACTGTTGGTCCAGGCCAATGCCCGCGCACCGTTGCATCGACTGCTCAGTAGCTGGCTGCTGATCCTCGAACAGATGCCCAGTGGCCGCCAGGTGCGCTGGTCGTTGGACGTTGACCCGGTCGACCTGTATTGA
- the rpmE gene encoding 50S ribosomal protein L31, which yields MKADIHPVYEAIDATCSCGNVIKTRSTLAKPLSLDVCNECHPFYTGKQKTLDIGGRVDRFKSRFGAFGAAKAQ from the coding sequence ATGAAAGCCGATATCCATCCAGTTTACGAAGCGATCGACGCCACCTGCAGCTGCGGTAACGTCATCAAGACCCGTTCCACCCTGGCCAAGCCTCTGAGCCTGGACGTGTGCAACGAGTGCCACCCGTTCTACACCGGCAAGCAGAAGACTCTGGACATTGGTGGTCGTGTTGACCGCTTCAAGTCCCGCTTCGGTGCTTTCGGCGCTGCCAAAGCACAGTAA